A genome region from Patescibacteria group bacterium includes the following:
- a CDS encoding LemA family protein, translating to MIILWIILGLGVLLVFFVIGAYNSLVKLKNLTQEAWSDIDVQLKRRYNLIPNLVNTVKGYAAHEKEVFQKVTEARARAMGAKNPEETAEAERGLSGALKTLFAVAENYPELKANENFLKLQEDLTDTENKIEAARRFYNGNVRDYNTRQEVFPYSIIAKTFGFTKQQFFQTENEEEREAPEVKF from the coding sequence ATGATTATTTTATGGATCATTCTTGGTTTGGGAGTGCTGTTGGTATTCTTCGTTATCGGAGCTTATAACAGCTTGGTAAAATTAAAAAATCTGACGCAGGAAGCCTGGTCAGATATTGACGTGCAGCTCAAAAGGCGGTACAACCTTATTCCTAATTTGGTTAATACGGTGAAGGGATATGCTGCCCATGAAAAAGAAGTTTTTCAGAAAGTAACTGAAGCGCGCGCCCGCGCGATGGGTGCGAAAAATCCCGAAGAGACGGCGGAAGCCGAACGGGGACTCTCTGGCGCATTGAAGACTTTATTCGCCGTTGCCGAAAATTATCCAGAATTAAAAGCCAATGAGAATTTTTTGAAACTGCAGGAAGATTTGACAGACACGGAGAACAAGATTGAGGCAGCGCGCCGGTTTTACAATGGCAATGTGAGGGATTACAATACCCGGCAAGAAGTTTTTCCATACAGTATAATTGCCAAGACGTTTGGCTTTACAAAACAGCAGTTTTTCCAAACCGAAAATGAGGAGGAAAGAGAGGCGCCCGAGGTGAAGTTCTAG